ACGTCGTCACAAAGTGACCTCGATTGATAAAGCCAACGTGTTGCAGTCTTCTATTTTATGGCGTGAAATCGTTAACGAAATCGCCAAAGAGTACCCGGACGTTGAGCTGGCGCACATGTACATCGACAACGCCACCATGCAGCTGATTAAGGACCCGTCGCAGTTTGACGTCCTGCTGTGCTCCAACCTGTTCGGCGACATTCTGTCTGACGAATGCGCGATGATCACCGGTTCGATGGGCATGTTGCCGTCAGCCAGCCTCAACGAACAAGGTTTTGGTCTTTATGAACCTGCGGGCGGCTCTGCGCCGGATATCGCGGGCAAAAACATCGCTAACCCGATTGCGCAAATCCTGTCTCTGGCGCTGCTGTTGCGCTACAGCCTGGATGCAAACGATGCGGCTTCCGCTATCGAAAGCGCTATCAACCGCGCATTAGAGCAAGGCGTGCGTACCGGCGATTTGGCGCGCGGCAACGCGGCCGTCAGTACCGAAGAAATGGGCGATATCATTGCCCGCTATGTAGCTGAAGGGGTGTAATCATGGCGAAGACGTTATATGAAAAATTGTTTGATGCGCACATCGTGCACGAAGCGCCAAACGAAACCCCGCTCCTGTATATCGACCGTCATCTGGTCCACGAAGTGACGTCTCCGCAGGCGTTTGATGGCCTTCGCGCGCACCATCGTCCCGTGCGTCAGCCGGGTAAAACCTTCGCGACCATGGATCACAACGTCTCGACCCAGACCAAAGACATCAATGCGTCCGGCGAAATGGCCCGCATCCAGATGCAGGAACTGATCAAGAACTGTAATGAGTTCGGCGTTGAGCTGTACGACCTGAACCACCCGTATCAGGGCATCGTTCACGTGATGGGGCCGGAACAGGGTATCACCCTGCCGGGCATGACCATCGTGTGTGGCGACTCCCACACCGCGACCCACGGCGCATTTGGCGCACTGGCATTCGGGATCGGCACCTCAGAAGTTGAACACGTGCTGGCGACGCAAACCCTGAAACAGGGCCGCGCCAAAACCATGAAAATCGAAGTCAAAGGCAAAGCCGCACCAGGCATCACCGCCAAAGACATCGTGCTGGCGATTATCGGTAAAACCGGCAGCGCCGGCGGTACCGGTCACGTGGTGGAATTCTGCGGCGACGCCATTCAGGCGTTGACCATGGAAGGCCGCATGACCCTGTGCAACATGGCCATTGAAATGGGTGCCAAAGCGGGCCTGGTTGCCCCGGATGACACCACCTTCAATTATGTTAAGGGCCGTCTGCACGCGCCGAAAGAGCAGCATTTTGAAGACGCTGTCGCGTACTGGAAAACCTTGAACACCGACGAAGGCGCAACCTTCGACACCGTCGTCACCCTGCAAGCCGAAGAGATTGCGCCGCAGGTAACCTGGGGAACCAACCCGGGCCAGGTGATTTCCGTTAATGACAACGTGCCCGACCCGGCGTCGTTTGCCGATCCGGTTGAACGCGCAAGCGCTGAAAAGGCGCTGGCATATATGGGCCTGAAAGCGGGCGTGCCGCTGACCGACGTCGCTATCGACAAAGTGTTTATCGGCTCTTGCACCAACTCCCGTATTGAAGATTTGCGCGCGGCGGCAGAAATTGCCAAAGGCCGTAAAGTGGCACCAGGCGTTCAGGCGTTAGTTGTACCAGGCTCTGGCCCGGTCAAAGCCCAGGCGGAAGCGGAAGGTCTGGATAAGATTTTCATCGAAGCCGGTTTTGAATGGCGCTTACCGGGCTGCTCCATGTGCCTGGCGATGAACAACGACCGTCTGGAGCCAGGTGAGCGCTGCGCATCCACCAGCAACCGCAACTTCGAAGGCCGTCAGGGCCGCGGCGGACGCACGCATCTGGTTAGCCCGGCGATGGCCGCAGCGGCTGCCGTTACCGGCCATTTTGCCGACATTCGTAGCTTGAAATAAGGACACCATCATGGCAGAGAAATTTACCCAACACACCGGCCTGGTTGTCCCTCTGGATGCGGCTAACGTGGATACAGACGCGATTATCCCGAAGCAGTTTTTGCAGAAGGTCACCCGCACCGGTTTTGGCGCGCACCTGTTTAACGACTGGCGTTTCCTTGATGACAAAGGCGAGCAGCCTAACCCGGAATTCGTCCTGAATTTCCCGGAATTTAAAGGTGCCTCTATTTTACTGGCGCGTGAAAACTTCGGCTGCGGCTCATCGCGCGAACACGCCCCATGGGCGTTGACCGACTACGGTTTTAAAGTGGTGATTGCCCCAAGCTTTGCCGACATCTTCTACGGCAACAGCTTTAACAACCAGTTGCTGCCAGTGACCCTGAGCGATGAGCAGGTCGATGATTTGTTTAAGCAAGTTCAGGCCAATCCAGGCATGAAGTTTGAAGTGGATCTGGAAGCACTGGTGGTGAAAGCGGGAGACAAAACCTATAGCTTTACCCTCGACGCGTTCCGCCGTCACTGCATGTTGAACGGTCTGGACAGCATCGGGCTGACGCTCCAGCATGAAGCGTCAATTTCAGAGTACGAAAACAAACAGCCTGAATTTATGGCGTGATGTGGTGCCCGGCGGCGCGATGCTTGCCGGGCCTGCATGAGATCGTTGGCCCGGCTGGGCAACTATCTACTCAAACATCCTTCACCCGATACGTCAGCGCCAGCGTCACCACTGAAACCGCTGCAATCACCCAATACACGTACTGATGCCCCCAACTCTGCGACACCGCGCCCTGAATCACACCTGCGAGGATCACCCCGGTTGAAATACTGTTGGTGAAAAGCGTGGTGGCAGAACCCGCCCTGCCCGGCATCAAATCCTGGAACCACAGCATGCCGATCCCGGCGATGATCCCGATGAACACCGCGTTAAACAGCTGTAATATCAACAGCGCCTCGCGGCTGTGGAAAAGAATCAGGCCGAAATAAAACAGCACACCCGCTGCCACCGCGGTCACCATCATCCGACGTTTACCAAAGCGTTTAACGTAAAAGCCCGCAAGGATCATCGCCGGGATCTCAAGAGCCGCCGCCGTGCCCATCAAAAAGCCCGCGAGCTTATCCGGCAGACCCAAATCGCTGCTGATCCACAGCGGCATATCAATGATGTACATGGTGTTGCAGGTCCACATCAGCGTGGAGGCCACAAACAGCATTCGCACGTTTTTATCGCCCCAGCCGCTGACCTGCGTCAACGCCACCGTGGCGGGCTGTTCAACGCGCGCCACCGACGGTAGCGCAAAGGCAATCAGGACCAGACTCAGGATAAAAATCCCGGCGGCAATAGAAAACATCACGGTGAAGCCGTAATTAAGCGCCAGCATAAAAGCCAGCGGCGGGCCGATTACCCATGCCAGCGAAAGCTGCGCTCGCATCACCGAACTGAACATCACCACTTCACGCGCTGAGCTGTCGGCGTATTCACGCGCAAGGGCAAACAGCTGCGGCATGGCGGTATTCGCCAGCGACGCCAGCAGCACGCCGCAGGTGATCAGCGTCAGATAATGACGATTAAAGGCAAACAGCAGCGCGTTGCAAACCGCCATCAGGCAGCAGAACAGTATCAGCTTGCGGCGGTCGCCCTGGTTGTCCGAGCGCTTCGCCAGCCCCAGACTCACGGCAATCCCGACGATGGCGTTGGCGGTATAAAACAGGCCAATCCAGAACGGCTGCGCGCCCACTTCGCGGCTGAGAAATAGGCTCAACGTCGGCATCTGTAATGCGCCCGCAATCCCCATCATAAATGCCACCAGCATGAACGCGGCGTACACCCCGTTCAGTCGTCGTGCCATCGTCATCAGCCAGAGCATGATTCATCCTTAATCGCAAAAGGGAAACGAAAAAAGCCAGCAGAAGCATTCTGCTGGCGGGTCTTTCAAGGCTATCGCCTGATACCAATACTCAGTCACACATGATCAAGTCAAGTTAATGAGGATCCGAAGCCGGGCATGTAACTTCCCATTGCATCAAGTCTTCCAGCATTTTCAGGCGCGTTCCTGCAACCAGGCGGGCCAGCCATGACGCTCCCTGCGTCGCCGAAAAGTACTGTTGATAAAACTCACAAGCAGTTAGCTTCTTCATATTCATCTCCTCACTTCATCGAGAATGATTATTGGCTTAATATGAGGATAAATAAATTGCTGGGTTTTCGTCAGGAGTTCCCCTTTTATGTCCTCTGGTCGTCTGCAACAACAGTTCATCCGTTTATGGCAATGCTGTGACGGGAAATCCCAGGACACCACGCTCAACGAGCTGGCCGAACTGCTCAGCTGTTCACGTCGCCATATGCGAACGTTGTTGAACACCATGGAGGACCGCGGTTGGCTGACGTGGCAAGCGGAAGCCGGGCGTGGCAAGCGGTCCCACCTGACGTTTCTCTATACCGGACTGGCGCTCCAGCAGCAGCGTGCGGAAGATCTGCTTGAGCAGGACAGAATCGATCAGCTGGTGCAACTGGTGGGCGATAAAGCCACCGTGCGCCAAATGCTGGTCTCACATCTGGGCCGCAGTTTCCGCCAGGGGCGACACATCATGCGGGTGCTTTACTACCGCCCGATGCGTAATTTGCTGCCCGGCACGCCGTTACGACGCTCTGAAACCCACATCGCACGGCAGATTTTCAGCGCGTTGACCCGTATAAATGAGGAAAATGGGGAACTGGAAGCGGATATTGCGCATCACTGGCAGCAAATTTCCCCTTTGCATTGGCGTTTTTATCTTCGTCCAGGCATTCATTTTCATCACGGTCGTGAGCTGGAAATGGACGATGT
This DNA window, taken from Scandinavium goeteborgense, encodes the following:
- the leuC gene encoding 3-isopropylmalate dehydratase large subunit, whose translation is MAKTLYEKLFDAHIVHEAPNETPLLYIDRHLVHEVTSPQAFDGLRAHHRPVRQPGKTFATMDHNVSTQTKDINASGEMARIQMQELIKNCNEFGVELYDLNHPYQGIVHVMGPEQGITLPGMTIVCGDSHTATHGAFGALAFGIGTSEVEHVLATQTLKQGRAKTMKIEVKGKAAPGITAKDIVLAIIGKTGSAGGTGHVVEFCGDAIQALTMEGRMTLCNMAIEMGAKAGLVAPDDTTFNYVKGRLHAPKEQHFEDAVAYWKTLNTDEGATFDTVVTLQAEEIAPQVTWGTNPGQVISVNDNVPDPASFADPVERASAEKALAYMGLKAGVPLTDVAIDKVFIGSCTNSRIEDLRAAAEIAKGRKVAPGVQALVVPGSGPVKAQAEAEGLDKIFIEAGFEWRLPGCSMCLAMNNDRLEPGERCASTSNRNFEGRQGRGGRTHLVSPAMAAAAAVTGHFADIRSLK
- the leuD gene encoding 3-isopropylmalate dehydratase small subunit, with product MAEKFTQHTGLVVPLDAANVDTDAIIPKQFLQKVTRTGFGAHLFNDWRFLDDKGEQPNPEFVLNFPEFKGASILLARENFGCGSSREHAPWALTDYGFKVVIAPSFADIFYGNSFNNQLLPVTLSDEQVDDLFKQVQANPGMKFEVDLEALVVKAGDKTYSFTLDAFRRHCMLNGLDSIGLTLQHEASISEYENKQPEFMA
- a CDS encoding sugar efflux transporter yields the protein MLWLMTMARRLNGVYAAFMLVAFMMGIAGALQMPTLSLFLSREVGAQPFWIGLFYTANAIVGIAVSLGLAKRSDNQGDRRKLILFCCLMAVCNALLFAFNRHYLTLITCGVLLASLANTAMPQLFALAREYADSSAREVVMFSSVMRAQLSLAWVIGPPLAFMLALNYGFTVMFSIAAGIFILSLVLIAFALPSVARVEQPATVALTQVSGWGDKNVRMLFVASTLMWTCNTMYIIDMPLWISSDLGLPDKLAGFLMGTAAALEIPAMILAGFYVKRFGKRRMMVTAVAAGVLFYFGLILFHSREALLILQLFNAVFIGIIAGIGMLWFQDLMPGRAGSATTLFTNSISTGVILAGVIQGAVSQSWGHQYVYWVIAAVSVVTLALTYRVKDV
- the sgrT gene encoding glucose uptake inhibitor SgrT; translated protein: MKKLTACEFYQQYFSATQGASWLARLVAGTRLKMLEDLMQWEVTCPASDPH